Proteins found in one Alphaproteobacteria bacterium genomic segment:
- a CDS encoding RecX family transcriptional regulator: protein MALRYVTRYSATRGMLGRTLQRHIDKAAYADKEFASGDAIRWKNAILNRYEEKNWINDGDVAKRFIEHAKQSGLSRQKIQQKLLHKGVGKNLIKEKIIESSEDHSLDEMDLEAARIFAKKKGLGIHRKTKNADPKKELARMCRAGFSFETARKALNIDLSEND, encoded by the coding sequence TTGGCGCTACGCTATGTAACCCGTTATTCGGCTACGCGCGGGATGCTTGGCCGAACCTTGCAACGGCATATTGATAAAGCTGCTTATGCCGATAAGGAATTTGCAAGCGGCGATGCTATTCGCTGGAAAAATGCAATTCTAAACCGGTATGAAGAAAAGAACTGGATTAATGACGGCGATGTGGCAAAGCGTTTTATTGAACACGCAAAGCAATCAGGATTATCACGCCAGAAGATACAGCAAAAATTATTACATAAAGGCGTTGGCAAAAACCTGATTAAAGAAAAAATAATTGAGTCCAGTGAAGACCACAGCCTTGACGAAATGGATTTGGAAGCGGCACGTATCTTTGCAAAAAAGAAAGGCCTTGGCATCCATCGCAAGACAAAGAATGCAGATCCAAAAAAGGAACTTGCCAGAATGTGCCGTGCCGGATTTTCATTTGAAACCGCACGCAAAGCATTGAATATAGATTTAAGCGAAAATGATTGA